The Helianthus annuus cultivar XRQ/B chromosome 16, HanXRQr2.0-SUNRISE, whole genome shotgun sequence genome includes a window with the following:
- the LOC110915407 gene encoding polyadenylate-binding protein 2 — MAQIQVQPPLPTGPNGAGGVAATAVAAAVAVAGGGGQTFGTTSLYVGDLEYGVTDSQLYDLFNQVGQVVTVRVCRDLSSRRSLGYGYVNYSNADDAARAISILNFTPVNGKSIRIMYSHRDPSIRKSGTANIFIKNLDKTIDNKALHDTFSSFGNILSCKIATDSTGQSKGYGFVQFDTEEAAQNAIDKLNGMLMNDKQVYVGHFLRKQERDSSSTSKFNNVYVKNLPESTTDEDLKKTFGEYGTITSAVIMRDGDGKSKCFGFVNFENADDAAKAVESLNGKKIDDKEWYVGKAQKKSERELELKSRFEQNAKEAAEKYQGANLYVKNLDDTIDDDKLKKLFSEYGTITSCKVMLDPNGNSRGSGFVAFSTPEEASQALAEMNGKMIVNKPLYVALAQRKEERRAKLQAQFSQMRPVTMGASLGPRMPVYPPGGPGIGQQLFYGQAPPTMLPPQAGFGYQQQLVPGMRPGMPNFFLPVAQQGQQSRRRGTGAASQNQQQPFPMMQQQQQQMFPRGRVFRYPGRNDGNMAVVPVSYARDQAMPITALTSALANASPEQQRTMLGENLYPLVDELEHENAAKVTGMLLEMDQTEVLHLLESPDALKSKVSEAMEVLRNVQPQQTNSTAAQLASLSLKDSLVS; from the exons ATGGCGCAAATTCAGGTGCAACCGCCGCTGCCGACGGGGCCGAACGGTGCTGGAGGTGTTGCGGCGACGGCGGTGGCAgcggcggtggcggtggcagGTGGTGGAGGACAGACGTTTGGAACGACGTCGCTTTACGTAGGGGACCTGGAGTATGGTGTGACAGATTCGCAGTTGTATGATTTGTTTAATCAGGTTGGACAGGTGGTTACGGTTAGGGTTTGTAGGGATCTGAGCAGTCGGAGATCGTTGGGATATGGTTATGTTAATTACAGCAATGCTGATGATG CTGCAAGGGCTATAAGTATTCTGAACTTTACTCCAGTGAATGGCAAGTCGATTCGGATCATGTATTCTCACAGGGACCCAAGTATTCGGAAAAGTGGAACTGCGAATATCTTTATCAAG AATTTGGACAAAACAATCGACAACAAAGCATTGCACGACACATTTTCAAGCTTTGGTAATATCCTTTCATGCAAGATAGCCACCGACTCTACTGGTCAGTCAAAGGGCTACGGATTCGTGCAGTTCGACACAGAAGAAGCTGCACAGAACGCAATTGACAAGTTAAACGGCATGTTGATGAACGACAAACAAGTCTACGTCGGTCACTTTCTTCGCAAGCAAGAACGTGACTCTTCCTCGACCTCAAAGTTCAACAACGTGTACGTAAAAAACTTACCGGAGTCCACTACTGACGAAGATCTGAAAAAGACTTTCGGCGAGTACGGTACAATTACAAGTGCTGTTATTATGAGAGACGGAGATGGAAAATCCAAATGCTTCGGGTTTGTCAATTTTGAAAATGCGGATGACGCTGCAAAAGCGGTTGAATCTTTAAATGGTAAGAAAATTGATGACAAAGAATGGTATGTTGGGAAAGCGCAGAAGAAATCGGAACGAGAGCTTGAATTGAAGAGTCGGTTTGAGCAGAATGCAAAAGAAGCAGCTGAGAAATATCAAGGTGCTAATTTGTATGTGAAGAATTTGGATGATACTATTGATGATGATAAGCTTAAGAAACTCTTCTCTGAATATGGTACAATTACCTCATGCAAG GTTATGCTGGATCCCAATGGAAATAGCAGAGGCTCTGGATTTGTTGCCTTTTCAACTCCCGAAGAGGCTTCTCAAGCT CTTGCGGAGATGAATGGGAAGATGATTGTCAACAAACCACTTTACGTGGCACTTGCTCAACGTAAAGAAGAGAGAAGGGCAAAGCTGCAG GCACAGTTTTCACAAATGAGGCCTGTTACCATGGGAGCTTCATTGGGTCCGCGTATGCCCGTGTATCCTCCCGGTGGTCCAGGTATCGGTCAGCAACTATTCTACGGGCAGGCCCCTCCTACTATGCTTCCTCCCCAG GCGGGTTTTGGTTACCAACAACAGCTGGTCCCTGGAATGAGGCCCGGTATGCCAAACTTCTTTCTTCCGGTTGCCCAACAGGGTCAACAGAGCCGGAGGCGTGGCACAGGGGCGGCGTcacaaaatcagcagcagcctttTCCAATGatgcaacagcagcagcaacag ATGTTTCCAAGGGGACGTGTGTTTCGTTATCCTGGACGCAATGATGGAAACATGGCGGTGGTTCCTGTCTCGTATGCTCGAGATCAAGCAATGCCGATTACAGCTTTGACTTCCGCCCTTGCGAATGCTTCTCCTGAGCAGCAGAGGACG ATGCTGGGTGAGAATCTGTACCCACTGGTGGATGAGTTGGAGCATGAGAATGCGGCAAAGGTGACAGGCATGCTTCTAGAGATGGATCAAACGGAGGTGTTGCACTTGCTGGAATCGCCAGATGCTTTGAAATCGAAGGTTTCGGAAGCCATGGAGGTGTTGAGGAATGTCCAGCCGCAGCAAACCAACAGCACCGCGGCTCAGCTTGCTTCTCTGTCTCTTAAGGACAGTCTTGTCTCTTGA